Genomic window (Candidatus Diapherotrites archaeon):
AGTCAATTTTTGTTAGAATAAAACCATCTATTTCAATCCATTCATTGAATTGAGTTGCCTGCTCCAGCAAGGCATTGCCTGCCATTGCCTCTCCAACAAAAATTTTGAGGTCAGGTTTGATCACCCGGTTAATCTTCTTTAATTCATTCATTAAGTTGACGTTCGTATCCTGTCTGCCTGCAGAATCAATTAACACTAAATCAATTTTTGCTGCTTCAGCTGCTTTAACTGCATCAAATGCTACTGCTGCAGGGTCTGCGCCATACTTGTGCTTTACTACCCTCATGCCCAATCTGCCTGCGTGCTTCTCCAATTGCTCTATTGATGCAGCCCTGAAGGTGTCTGCTGCTGCAAGCACAGCGCTCTTCCCCTCCTTCTGCATTTTATGAGCAATTTTTGCAATGCTTGTAGTCTTTCCTGCGCCATTAGGCCCCAAAAATAAAATTACAAAAGGCTTCTTTTTTTCAGCCAAAAAGAAAAAATTTATTTGCTCTGTCTTCATTACCCTTTCAAGTATCCCCCTTATTTCTTTCTTAAGGAATTCATTTACATCTTCCCTTCCCTTAATTTTTTTTCCTACCAATTCTTTTCTCATCTGACCTGCAATCTCTTTTGCTGTATCCTGCTCTACATCGCTTTCAAGCAATGCTAATTCCAATTCACTCAAAAAATTCTTTATGTCTGCTTCCTCTATTACTACTTCGCCTGCAAAAAATTTCCTGAGTTTTGATTTAATACCTAATCTTGCTTCAGGCTTCCTTTCCTTTAGTTCGTACTCAACCAATTTCTCCTCAAATTTTTCTTCTCCAACTTCCTCCAAGGCCTTTTCTTCAATTATTTTTTCTTTTTCTTTTTCAATTTCTTTCAGCGCTTTCTCTCTTTCTTCTCTATCTTTTTCTGCAAGTTTTTCTTTTTGCCTTGCAACTAATTCCCTTAATTCTCTTTCATCTTTCTCTCTTAACTCCCTCATTATCTCTAGTTCTTCTTCTGTAAGTTCCTGCTCCAGAACTTCTTTTTCTTTGGGTTCAAGTCTTGTCTTTTCCTCTAACTCCTCTTTCTTTTCTTCAATTATTTCTTCTTTCAGTTCTTCAGGCTTTTCTGATTCTTCTGCTTCCCCTTTTTTTTCTATTGAATTCTTTATTTTTTCAGTGAAAGAGGAAATCTTTTTCTTCAAGAAATCGAACATTATGCAAAACCTTACAAAAATTCCTAAAAACTAATTTTCAGGCAATTATCTCTTCCTGCTTCTTGCAGCCTGTGCCTGAACTGCATTAATAATCCTGCTCAAATTATTCAAATTAGAATAAATCCTTTCCCGGTCTCTTAAAAGCAATTCCAATGTCTTCTGCGCGTTTTCCTTCCTTTTCTTTAATTCCTCTGAAACCTCTTCAGGCGAAACATCCAAGACAACATTCCCGGGAAGGCTTTTCTTGAGTTTCTTTGCATTAGAAACAGCGCCTTCAATAAAGACACCTGAACCCAAATTAACAAGTATTGGGCCCTCAAAGCCTTCCTTGCTCAACTCCTTTAATGACTCTTCAGCGAAAAGCACTTCAGTCAATGCAGTCTGAACAGAATTAATCTGCATTGAAATGGAATCAAGCTTTGCTTTCTCTTCCTGAAACAAAGCAACAATCTGTTCCCCTGAAAGCTTTACTTGTTTTGCCTGCCTTTCTTCAACCATTTTTTTCATCCCCTTACTTCTTCCACTTCAATTATTTTAATGCTTCTCCTTTTAAGCCCGTTCTTTGAACCGAACAGGCTGTAAGCCAATTCCCTTGCGTGGCCTTCATTGAATGCATGAATCTTTTTTGAGAACTTCTTTTCGCCTTTATTAAAAGAAATCATTCCCTTTACCTCAAATTCCTTTTCCTCAAATTTTCTTTCTTTTATTTTCTTCATTTATTCTTCACCGCTCAATCCTTCATCAATCCTGAGCATTTCATGAGGTGACGTCTGCTCTCCAATCAATGCCCCCTTGCTGTTTGCAATAACATCATTTGCAATGAAAGGATTGCCATAATTTGCAGTGCTTGTAGTGCCCTTCACCTTCAAGGCCTTTTTTATTAAATTGAATTCCTTTTGCGTTACATTGGGGTGCACAACAAAGCCCTTGTTTGAGGCAACAATGCAACTGCCTGCAATCTCGGTGTTTGCAATTAAAGTCCTAATAAATTCTATCCCGAAAAACCTTTTAATATCTTGCACTAAACCCTCAGGCATTAGCGGGCTCATAATGCCCCCAAAGTCATTCAATGCAATCAAGTTTCCCAAGGCATTAATGCCTTGAATCACTTTAATCTTCACTCCATTTCCTTCCAGTTCCCTTAATTCCCCTTCCTCTATTATTTCAGGTACAATAAACCCTTTGCTGTTGCCTTTTGCAAGGATTCCTATTAAATCGCTGTCCGCAATGCTTGCCTGTATTGCCTCCACTTCAAGGAGTTCTTCAATTCCCCTTAATTCTCTTGCAGAAATTGTTTTGGGCAGCAAAGCAATTTTTTCTGTTACAGAAGCAAAAACCCCAATGAAAGGGCTTCCGTTAATAGCCTTCTTTTCTATTCTCATCTGCCTTTACCTGCTTGTTTCGTGCCTTTGAGTTTTTCTCATCCTTGACTCAATCTCAAAGCCTTTCTCTTTTTCTTTCTTTTCCATTCTCTTTCTCTCTTTGTCTTCCTCTATTTCCCCTTCCTTCTTCAACCTCTCTTTTTCCTTTTCTTCCTTTTCTTCTCCCTTTCCCTCTTTTTCGTCTTTATTCTTTTCCTTTTCAGCCTTTTCTTTCTCTGCTTTCTCCTTTGCTTTTTCTTCTTCTGCTTTTTTCTTTTCTTTTTTGGCTTTCTCCCATTCCTTTAATTCTTTTTCGCCTTTCAAGAAAGCAATTACTTTTCCCTCTTCCTCAAGCAGTTCAATTTCAAGCCTTCTGGGAATATTATGGATGCCTCTAGACCAAATGCTTTCATTTAATTCCTGCGAAAGGCTTATGCTCTCCAAATCCACTCTCTTATGTTTTCTAATGAATTTCTTCAGGAAGGCAATTGCCTTTTTTGCTCTCTGGCCCCTGGAGCATTTCACGAAAACCTCCTTTAAAGGAACAATATAACTTGAAGAACCTGCGGGCATTATCTTTCACCTTTTACCCTTCTTTTTCTGGCTTTTTCTCTGTTTTTTCTTGTACATTTTTCCCAAATCAATCTGCCTCCAGGTCCTCTTCTGCTTTTTGCTGAAAATCCTTTTGCCCCTCTTCCTCACAGCCCATACTGGGGCATTGGTTATAGAGGAGCCAATCTTTTTTCTCTGGGAGATAAAGAAGTCCTTTTTTTCTTTGTCTTTCACTCTTGCCATTTTTTTCATTTCCTTTTTATTTTTATTTCCCTTTTAACATTTAATTTCTCAAGCAACTGCTTCATTTGCCCTTCCGAAACCTTTTGTTTTATGTAACCGTTTTTTGCAAGCCAGATCAGGTTCTGGACTGCAGCAGAATAAAGCTCCCTGTTCACAAGCCTTACATTGCTCAGCCTTGCTTTTGCTTCCTCTGAAAGCAACTGCATTAAGGCTGAATTAATTTTTGATTCTGCTTCAAGCGCCTGCTGTTCTGCAATCTTCTGTTCTACAAGCCTCTTTTTTAATTCACTTAGTTTTTGCTCCCTTGCCTGCTCGTCCTCGTTCATCTTTTTTCCCTTTCTTGGCTTCAGCTGCCTTGGGTTCTGATATTTTCTCTTCCTTGAATGAAAGCCTGTAAGCCTTTTTCTTCTCTTTCTTTGGTTGTTCCTTTAATTTTTTTGCTAATTCCTTCGAAACCTTGTTTAAGAATGAAGTTCCCTTTGCTGTAATTGCCCTTCCCTTCTTTTCTTTTTTAGTGAAGCCCAATAAATCTAATTGCTGCAGGCAGCTCCTAACAATTTTTCCTGAGGCCCTGTAAACCTTTTGAGGCCTTACCCCCCGGTTCTTTCTTCCTCCATAGTAAGTCCTCAGGCTTTGAACTCCCTGAGGACCATCAACATAAATCCTCCTCAAAATTGAAGCCATTCTCAGGTAATACCAGTCTTCCTGCTGTGGTGCTCTCTCCCTGCTCACGCCAGTCTTCACAAACTCAGTCCAAGAAGGCTTTTTTACGCCTTTCTGCTTTAACTCAAGTGCTATTTCCTGCACTAAGTCTGTTCCCGGCACATCAAAAACTGAAGCCATATTTTAACCTCAAAAACTCAAAAAAACATAATCAGAGTCAAATCAGAACTCTTTTGTTTATTAAAAACTCTTTTGAAAGAATGTTTTTAAACCTTTATTAATTGGAGCTCAATTCAATCCATGCTTTTGCCGCTTTCTCCCTTAATTCCTGCTCCGAGGCATTGTTTTCAATTGCAATGTCTGCCTTCTTCAACTTCTCTTTTACTGGAAGCTGAGAATTAATCTTCTGCAGGGCCCCTCTCTCGCTCAGCCCTTTTTTCTTGAGCCTCTCCAGCTGTTTTTCTTTATTGCTCCACACGACCACAAGCTTTTCAGTCAACCCCAAAGCATTTTTCTCTTCCACCAATAATGCTGACTCAATTACAACAAAATCCTTTTTTGATTTCTGGATTAATTCTTTTAATTTTTTTATTGTAACAGGATGCACTAAAGCATTCAGTTCATGCATTTTCTTTGGGTCAGCAAAAACAATCCTTCCCAATTCACTGAAATCAATCCTCTTTTTTCCCGCAATTTTTTCTCCAAACTTTTCCTTCAGCAATCCATTCAATTTCCTGTCCTTCACCATCAATTCCTTTGCAATATCATCCGCCTTCAAGACTTCAGCTCCATTTTTCTCAAAGACTTCAGCCACAATGCTTTTACCGCACGCAATGCCCCCAGTTACCCCTATTACAATCTTGCTTTTTTTTCCTTCTAGAAAAATCTTCTTTACTGTGCCGCAGCCCTTGCACTTCAGCCATAAAGCTTTTCCTTTCACCCTTACAGTGGAATTGCCTTCAAGGAGGGCAAAACACTTCTTGCAGTACTTTTCCTTCAATTCCCTTGGAATTCTCACCCTGTTTCTAGTGCTAATCCTCTTCATTAATCCAAGGTAATCCCTGCTCCTTTCCTTATGCTCCTTCCAGTTCTCCAAAGCCAAATCCATTAACCTGTACATGCGCTCTAACGCAATCTTTTGAACGAATTCCTTATCTCTGCCCTTCATATATGCCCTAAAAACTAATTAAATGGAAAACCATATAAATAAGTTTAGCCCACAAATAATGCTTATGAAGAAAATTATGATTGCAATTGCATTCATATTATTATTTTCCGTAATGGTAAAAGCAGACGTAGCTGGTCCAGAAGCTTACTTGCCTTTAATAGCCTTAATAATTGCCTTCCTCTTAATAATTGGTCTAGTATTATATTTCATTCTAAAGAAATCCAAACAAGCAAAAAAAATCAAAGCGGTAAAATGACCTTCACCTTCACTCAAGCATTAATTCTTACATGCATAATTGAAACCATAATTCTTGTTCTATTCTTTTACAGAGAAATAAGAATACAGAAATTGATTATCGCATCCTTTGTAGTGAACTTAATTACCCTGCCGATTGCTTGGATTGCACTGCCATTAATTCCACTCAACTTTCTACTTAATTTCATTTTAATTGAAGTATCAGTATTTCTAGCAGAATCACTTATGCTGAAAGTAATCTTTGAAGAAATCCAGACAAAAAGAATTATTATTGCAGCCTTTGCAATGAATTTTGTGACTGCAGTAATTGGACTGCTCTCATAAAATTTAAATCGAGCCCGGGGGGATTCGAACCCCCGACACCTTGGTTAAGAGCTACGCTCCTGCCAAACCCAAACTTTTCTTTTCTTTGGGCTTGTTTTCTTTTTTGGGCAACTTGCACTTTTTTCTTTTCCCAAAAGAAAAAAGGGCAGGTCAAGTGCTCTGCCAAGCTGAGCTACGGGCCCCTGTGTGCGCCCGCCGGGATTTGAACCCGGGTAATGAGCTTTCTCTCCAGCAAAAGATTACTGTAACGCTGGGCGTTTTCGTAAGCTTCCACTAGATGGAAGGCTCATGTCCTAACCACTAGACCACGGACGCAAACCGTCACGCCCGGTTTACGTGCGAATACTATTATTGCCCTTTCAGACCAATAATAGGATTTCCTCGCTTTAGCTCGGAAAACATCCAAAGAAATTGTTTACTGCAAAATATTTAATAATAAAAGCACTCATTAATGTAATTGATATGGCTTACAGACCTCAAAGATTAAGGCCGAAAAAAAGAATTGGGAGAAAGATATTAATTGGAGCTACAGTGGTTGGCTTAACTGCTGGAAGCATTCTTGGAGGCAGAGCAATATATAAAAAACACCAGGCAACAGTCAAGGCTAGAATTGAATTCAAGAAGCAGATTTCAGAGAACCCCTTGACTCTCACTAAGAGATGGCCTGAATTTAACACTTCTTATGTAATGTCCTTGGATTCAATTGCAGTAAAAACAAAATTGCCCCTTCCAACAGTAATAAGGAATCTGGCCAGATATGGTGGCAGAGAAGATTTATATAAATGGAAGAACTTGCTTCAACATACAAAAGACCCTGTCATGAGAGAAAGAGCTAGAAAAATTGTCTTACTGCTTGAAACAGTGAATGAAAACCAAAGCACAGTGCTCAGATGGACTCTTGAATTTATCAGAGACCCAAAAAACAGAGGAATACTCAAGGAAATGGACAAGATATCAAAATTAAAAGGAAAATAAGTTTGCGATCGCCGGGATTTGAACCCGGGTTACGAGCTTGGCAAGCTCGTGTGCTAACCACTACACTACAATCGCTTTTGCAAGGCGTAAATAATTTCTGAGCAAAGAAGCCTTTTATTCCTTTTTATTTTCTTGTGCCCCTAAGAAAAAAACCTATTATAATAACAAAAATTAATATTGTGCCTAAAACCCCCGCAATAAAGTATTTGCTGGAGAATATTTCCTCTAATGACTGCAGTTCTTTTCCAGCATTGCTTGCAGGAGGCTTTGCTGTCTCTTCCGGGATTTTAATTGAGTAAGGGTTTTCCACATCATTTGCTGTGATCACAAGGTAGACACTTGTTTCAGGCACAGCGTTTTTGACTGTGTAAGACAGTTTCTTTTCCTGTATTGCAGGAACTGTCTCACTGTAATGTTCTTCCTTTCCGTTATAATTCAAGTCAATTAGTACAGTGCCCTCCTTGCTTCCAGTGTTCTTTAATTCTATTTCCAGTTTCATTTCGTTGCCTGAAATGAAAGGATTGACGTTCAGGATTGAAATATTGCTCTGCTGTTCTCCGGAAAAAGTTTTGTCTGTTACAGTAATCTTTTCTTCAAGGCTCTGGTCTATTGACTGCAAGGCAAAAGAGTAAATAAAGTTCTTTCCTTTCTCCCCTTGGCCCGGACTCAAGGCATTCCACTCAATTGCCTTTTCTTCTCCTGCCTCAAACAATTCAAGCCTTTCAGGCCTGTCAACAGAGAAATCAGAATGCATTCTAAGGCTTAAAGGCGCGATCAAGGGAAAAGAATTCAGGTTCTTTGCATTCAGTTTTATTTTGAAGGGTTCGCTTAAATCCACTTGTAATGGAAAATCCAATTTCAATTCGAGGAACCCAGAAAAATTATTTTTTGAATTAATCTCAATTGAGGGCTCATCTTTTAT
Coding sequences:
- the ftsY gene encoding signal recognition particle-docking protein FtsY gives rise to the protein MFDFLKKKISSFTEKIKNSIEKKGEAEESEKPEELKEEIIEEKKEELEEKTRLEPKEKEVLEQELTEEELEIMRELREKDERELRELVARQKEKLAEKDREEREKALKEIEKEKEKIIEEKALEEVGEEKFEEKLVEYELKERKPEARLGIKSKLRKFFAGEVVIEEADIKNFLSELELALLESDVEQDTAKEIAGQMRKELVGKKIKGREDVNEFLKKEIRGILERVMKTEQINFFFLAEKKKPFVILFLGPNGAGKTTSIAKIAHKMQKEGKSAVLAAADTFRAASIEQLEKHAGRLGMRVVKHKYGADPAAVAFDAVKAAEAAKIDLVLIDSAGRQDTNVNLMNELKKINRVIKPDLKIFVGEAMAGNALLEQATQFNEWIEIDGFILTKIDCDAKGGTSISLLHKLKKPILFVGTGQGYDDLIEFTPDYIIDRVIV
- the rpl18a gene encoding 50S ribosomal protein L18Ae, which encodes MKKIKERKFEEKEFEVKGMISFNKGEKKFSKKIHAFNEGHARELAYSLFGSKNGLKRRSIKIIEVEEVRG
- a CDS encoding translation initiation factor IF-6 encodes the protein MRIEKKAINGSPFIGVFASVTEKIALLPKTISARELRGIEELLEVEAIQASIADSDLIGILAKGNSKGFIVPEIIEEGELRELEGNGVKIKVIQGINALGNLIALNDFGGIMSPLMPEGLVQDIKRFFGIEFIRTLIANTEIAGSCIVASNKGFVVHPNVTQKEFNLIKKALKVKGTTSTANYGNPFIANDVIANSKGALIGEQTSPHEMLRIDEGLSGEE
- a CDS encoding 50S ribosomal protein L31e codes for the protein MPAGSSSYIVPLKEVFVKCSRGQRAKKAIAFLKKFIRKHKRVDLESISLSQELNESIWSRGIHNIPRRLEIELLEEEGKVIAFLKGEKELKEWEKAKKEKKKAEEEKAKEKAEKEKAEKEKNKDEKEGKGEEKEEKEKERLKKEGEIEEDKERKRMEKKEKEKGFEIESRMRKTQRHETSR
- a CDS encoding DNA-binding protein, giving the protein MNEDEQAREQKLSELKKRLVEQKIAEQQALEAESKINSALMQLLSEEAKARLSNVRLVNRELYSAAVQNLIWLAKNGYIKQKVSEGQMKQLLEKLNVKREIKIKRK
- the coaE gene encoding dephospho-CoA kinase (Dephospho-CoA kinase (CoaE) performs the final step in coenzyme A biosynthesis.), coding for MKGRDKEFVQKIALERMYRLMDLALENWKEHKERSRDYLGLMKRISTRNRVRIPRELKEKYCKKCFALLEGNSTVRVKGKALWLKCKGCGTVKKIFLEGKKSKIVIGVTGGIACGKSIVAEVFEKNGAEVLKADDIAKELMVKDRKLNGLLKEKFGEKIAGKKRIDFSELGRIVFADPKKMHELNALVHPVTIKKLKELIQKSKKDFVVIESALLVEEKNALGLTEKLVVVWSNKEKQLERLKKKGLSERGALQKINSQLPVKEKLKKADIAIENNASEQELREKAAKAWIELSSN